The Lycium ferocissimum isolate CSIRO_LF1 chromosome 10, AGI_CSIRO_Lferr_CH_V1, whole genome shotgun sequence genome window below encodes:
- the LOC132033870 gene encoding protein S-acyltransferase 8, which yields MAKRVYQVWKGSNYFFLGGRLIFGPDAKSLLISLLLIIVPVTVFCVFVARHLRHEFSSYNAGYAILAIAIIFTIYVLALLLLTSARDPGIVPRNSHPPEEEFRQEFSASVEGGRQTPTLQFPRTKEVIVNGMPVRVKYCDTCMLYRPPRCSHCSICNNCVERFDHHCPWVGQCIGLRNYRFFFCFVSSAMLLCIYVFAICALYIKVLMDDNQSTVWKAMKESPASVILMAYCFISLWFVGGLTGFHLYLISTNQTTYENFRYKAENRINVYDLGCLNNFMEVFCTKVKPSRNNFRAFVQEEEPRPPLPTTREADVEMGDQDQRMKVEDDLDFGGDLLKISQRHNIEDIEADIRSRGSDAHHHNSSEADSVLGSDRRAPNVQSDVRNSSWRRRSGSWEIASEKSNVTENRSHVAPNEQYQ from the exons ATGGCAAAGCGCGTGTACCAAGTCTGGAAAGGAAGCAAT TATTTTTTTCTAGGTGGCAGGTTGATTTTTGGGCCGGATGCAAAGTCGTTGCTCATCAGCTTATTGCTCATCATAGTGCCCGTTACTGTTTTCTGTGTTTTCGTTGCAAGGCATCTGCGCCATGAGTTCTCATCGTACAATGCAGGATACGCTATTTTGGCAATAGCAATTATTTTCACCATCTAT GTACTGGCACTGCTTCTTCTTACATCAGCTCGAGATCCAGGTATTGTTCCACGTAATTCTCACCCACCAGAGGAAGAGTTCCGTCAGGAATTTTCTGCATCAGTAGAGGGTGGAAGACAAACGCCGACCCTTCAATTTCCCCGAACAAAAGAAGTAATTGTTAATGGGATGCCAGTCAGAGTGAAATATTGTGATACCTGCATGCTATATCGCCCTCCACGTTGTTCGCACTGCTCCATCTGTAACAATTGTGTGGAGCGATTTGATCACCACTGCCCATGGGTGGGCCAATGCATTGGATTG CGTAACTACcgttttttcttttgcttcgTCTCATCTGCTATGCTGCTGTGCATCTATGTGTTTGCAATATGTGCTCTGTACATCAAAGTGCTAATGGATGATAATCAAAGCACAGTCTGGAAGGCAATGAAAGAGTCACCAGCATCTGTGATTCTAATGGCCTATTGTTTTATTTCCCTGTGGTTTGTTGGTGGACTCACTGGCTTTCACTTGTATCTAATAAGCACCAATCAG ACAACCTATGAGAATTTCCGCTATAAAGCAGAAAACAGGATCAATGTTTACGACCTTGGTTGTTTGAACAACTTCATGGAAGTATTTTGCACAAAAGTAAAACCATCACGGAACAACTTCCGAGCCTTTGTACAAGAGGAAGAACCACGACCTCCTTTGCCCACTACCAGGGAAGCTGATGTCGAAATGGGTGATCAGGATCAACGAATGAAGGTAGAAGATGATCTTGATTTTGGTGGAGACCTTCTAAAGATCTCACAGCGTCATAATATTGAAGACATCGAAGCAGATATACGGAGCCGAGGGAGTGACGCGCACCATCATAATTCATCTGAGGCTGATTCGGTTCTTGGGTCAGATAGGCGGGCCCCTAATGTACAATCAGATGTACGAAACTCGAGCTGGAGAAGGAGAAGTGGGAGCTGGGAAATCGCATCAGAGAAATCCAATGTCACTGAAAACAGGAGCCATGTTGCTCCAAACGAGCAATATCAATGA
- the LOC132034902 gene encoding uncharacterized protein LOC132034902: MGRAKSKCLRLKHLDTDSKAKSFFFVANMDSLHIFTIQYHLFCAFLLLSPLYSNAAAPVLKPNNTNNANNALFDKVCSGTDKLFCMNFLKSNPKVMSAATSKPLDFALAIIQAGADEAKKAHAYLFQPKGKLSPQAIQAYNDCKTFWANLASGLGRSVRIIKEEQGYAYDTTDYDLKVNLDKASNCGRALDSARIQDNVIAEGVKKVTLAVMGADAILVGVKPPKKLD; this comes from the coding sequence atggGAAGGGCCAAGTCAAAATGTTTAAGACTCAAGCATCTGGACACAGACTCAAAAGCAAAATCATTCTTTTTTGTTGCAAATATGGATTCATTGCACATATTCACAATTCAATATCACCTGTTTTGTGCTTTCCTTTTGCTTTCTCCTTTGTATTCAAATGCTGCTGCTCCAGTTCTAAAACCCAACAATACAAATAATGCAAATAACGCACTTTTCGACAAGGTTTGCTCAGGTACCGACAAACTATTCTGCATGAACTTCCTTAAAAGCAATCCAAAGGTAATGTCAGCTGCAACATCAAAGCCCTTAGACTTTGCACTTGCAATTATTCAGGCAGGTGCTGATGAAGCAAAAAAAGCACATGCATATCTGTTCCAACCCAAAGGAAAACTCAGCCCACAAGCTATTCAGGCTTATAATGATTGCAAAACCTTTTGGGCAAATTTGGCTAGTGGATTGGGAAGGAGTGTCAGGATTATTAAAGAAGAACAAGGCTATGCTTATGACACAACAGATTATGATCTTAAGGTGAATCTTGACAAAGCCAGTAATTGTGGAAGAGCGCTAGATTCTGCAAGGATTCAAGATAATGTTATTGCTGAAGGGGTTAAAAAGGTGACACTGGCTGTTATGGGTGCAGATGCCATTCTTGTTGGGGTAAAACCTCCCAAAAAGCTGGACTAG
- the LOC132033871 gene encoding uncharacterized protein LOC132033871 isoform X2 encodes MVINWDFCASLFSYSSLSQKKCISLPLYTSQAAATLPPDTYASLFMFTSLSSSFSLTSLLHEIMFLKSSVLQSKMMSFSPYQEQDNNSVLQLKKIPRGFLKVFNGQTPVHFVLEGPAGISWQVGVEQIEGDFFFRRGWPDFVKKNNLEYGDFLTFCYAGNSKFYVRLYGKDGCLKQDQENVHAPPPASFELVMKKSYFTKLTIPAAFGNRFMKRGEENFATLRTGSDSWQVRVRSGDKLDFRKGMSKFLCDNDVRVGDICRFELIDEEKFIMVVQIRRFPR; translated from the exons ATGGTTATAAATTGGGACTTCTGCGCAAGCCTGTTTTCTTACTCTTCCCTTTCACAAAAAAAATGCATCAGCCTTCCTCTGTACACATCACAGGCGGCTGCTACACTGCCACCTGATACCTACGCTTCCCTATTCATGTTTACttctctttcttcatctttctctctcACCTCCCTTTTACATGAAATCATGTTTTTAAAATCATCAGTCCTACAGAGTAAAATGATGTCTTTTTCCCCATATCAAGAACAAGACAACAATAGTGTACTGCAGTTAAAG AAAATTCCACGAGGATTTCTCAAGGTCTTCAATGGGCAGACTCCTGTGCACTTTGTGCTGGAAGGTCCTGCAGGGATATCTTGGCAGGTTGGTGTGGAACAGATTGAGGGCGATTTCTTTTTCAGAAGAGGTTGGCCAGACTTTGTGAAGAAGAATAATTTAGAGTATGGAGATTTTCTAACATTTTGCTATGCTggaaactcaaaattttatgttagATTATATGGAAAAGATGGCTGCTTAAAGCAGGACCAAGAAAATGTGCATG CTCCTCCTCCCGCTTCATTTGAACTCGTCATGAAGAAATCTTACTTCACGAAATTG ACTATTCCAGCTGCATTTGGCAACAGATTTATGAAAAGGGGGGAAGAGAATTTTGCTACTCTCCGAACTGGTAGTGATAGCTGGCAGGTTAGAGTTCGCAGTGGTGATAAACTTGATTTTCGGAAAGGGATGAGCAAATTTTTGTGCGACAATGATGTGCGTGTAGGAGATATTTGCCGCTTTGAACTGATTGATGAGGAGAAGTTCATAATGGTAGTGCAAATTAGACGATTTCCCAGATAA
- the LOC132033871 gene encoding B3 domain-containing protein REM9-like isoform X3 has product MDEAFILDVLPEFFLCYPHTKIPRGFLKVFNGQTPVHFVLEGPAGISWQVGVEQIEGDFFFRRGWPDFVKKNNLEYGDFLTFCYAGNSKFYVRLYGKDGCLKQDQENVHVYLRKATGTTICAAPPPASFELVMKKSYFTKLTIPAAFGNRFMKRGEENFATLRTGSDSWQVRVRSGDKLDFRKGMSKFLCDNDVRVGDICRFELIDEEKFIMVVQIRRFPR; this is encoded by the exons atggatgAAGCATTTATCCTTGATGTTCTCCCTGAGTTCTTTCTATGCTATCCACACACG AAAATTCCACGAGGATTTCTCAAGGTCTTCAATGGGCAGACTCCTGTGCACTTTGTGCTGGAAGGTCCTGCAGGGATATCTTGGCAGGTTGGTGTGGAACAGATTGAGGGCGATTTCTTTTTCAGAAGAGGTTGGCCAGACTTTGTGAAGAAGAATAATTTAGAGTATGGAGATTTTCTAACATTTTGCTATGCTggaaactcaaaattttatgttagATTATATGGAAAAGATGGCTGCTTAAAGCAGGACCAAGAAAATGTGCATG TCTACTTACGAAAAGCAACTGGTACAACTATATGTGCAGCTCCTCCTCCCGCTTCATTTGAACTCGTCATGAAGAAATCTTACTTCACGAAATTG ACTATTCCAGCTGCATTTGGCAACAGATTTATGAAAAGGGGGGAAGAGAATTTTGCTACTCTCCGAACTGGTAGTGATAGCTGGCAGGTTAGAGTTCGCAGTGGTGATAAACTTGATTTTCGGAAAGGGATGAGCAAATTTTTGTGCGACAATGATGTGCGTGTAGGAGATATTTGCCGCTTTGAACTGATTGATGAGGAGAAGTTCATAATGGTAGTGCAAATTAGACGATTTCCCAGATAA
- the LOC132033871 gene encoding B3 domain-containing protein REM9-like isoform X1 gives MVINWDFCASLFSYSSLSQKKCISLPLYTSQAAATLPPDTYASLFMFTSLSSSFSLTSLLHEIMFLKSSVLQSKMMSFSPYQEQDNNSVLQLKKIPRGFLKVFNGQTPVHFVLEGPAGISWQVGVEQIEGDFFFRRGWPDFVKKNNLEYGDFLTFCYAGNSKFYVRLYGKDGCLKQDQENVHVYLRKATGTTICAAPPPASFELVMKKSYFTKLTIPAAFGNRFMKRGEENFATLRTGSDSWQVRVRSGDKLDFRKGMSKFLCDNDVRVGDICRFELIDEEKFIMVVQIRRFPR, from the exons ATGGTTATAAATTGGGACTTCTGCGCAAGCCTGTTTTCTTACTCTTCCCTTTCACAAAAAAAATGCATCAGCCTTCCTCTGTACACATCACAGGCGGCTGCTACACTGCCACCTGATACCTACGCTTCCCTATTCATGTTTACttctctttcttcatctttctctctcACCTCCCTTTTACATGAAATCATGTTTTTAAAATCATCAGTCCTACAGAGTAAAATGATGTCTTTTTCCCCATATCAAGAACAAGACAACAATAGTGTACTGCAGTTAAAG AAAATTCCACGAGGATTTCTCAAGGTCTTCAATGGGCAGACTCCTGTGCACTTTGTGCTGGAAGGTCCTGCAGGGATATCTTGGCAGGTTGGTGTGGAACAGATTGAGGGCGATTTCTTTTTCAGAAGAGGTTGGCCAGACTTTGTGAAGAAGAATAATTTAGAGTATGGAGATTTTCTAACATTTTGCTATGCTggaaactcaaaattttatgttagATTATATGGAAAAGATGGCTGCTTAAAGCAGGACCAAGAAAATGTGCATG TCTACTTACGAAAAGCAACTGGTACAACTATATGTGCAGCTCCTCCTCCCGCTTCATTTGAACTCGTCATGAAGAAATCTTACTTCACGAAATTG ACTATTCCAGCTGCATTTGGCAACAGATTTATGAAAAGGGGGGAAGAGAATTTTGCTACTCTCCGAACTGGTAGTGATAGCTGGCAGGTTAGAGTTCGCAGTGGTGATAAACTTGATTTTCGGAAAGGGATGAGCAAATTTTTGTGCGACAATGATGTGCGTGTAGGAGATATTTGCCGCTTTGAACTGATTGATGAGGAGAAGTTCATAATGGTAGTGCAAATTAGACGATTTCCCAGATAA
- the LOC132033871 gene encoding B3 domain-containing protein At3g18960-like isoform X4 yields MVINWDFCASLFSYSSLSQKKCISLPLYTSQAAATLPPDTYASLFMFTSLSSSFSLTSLLHEIMFLKSSVLQSKMMSFSPYQEQDNNSVLQLKKIPRGFLKVFNGQTPVHFVLEGPAGISWQVGVEQIEGDFFFRRGWPDFVKKNNLEYGDFLTFCYAGNSKFYVRLYGKDGCLKQDQENVHDYSSCIWQQIYEKGGREFCYSPNW; encoded by the exons ATGGTTATAAATTGGGACTTCTGCGCAAGCCTGTTTTCTTACTCTTCCCTTTCACAAAAAAAATGCATCAGCCTTCCTCTGTACACATCACAGGCGGCTGCTACACTGCCACCTGATACCTACGCTTCCCTATTCATGTTTACttctctttcttcatctttctctctcACCTCCCTTTTACATGAAATCATGTTTTTAAAATCATCAGTCCTACAGAGTAAAATGATGTCTTTTTCCCCATATCAAGAACAAGACAACAATAGTGTACTGCAGTTAAAG AAAATTCCACGAGGATTTCTCAAGGTCTTCAATGGGCAGACTCCTGTGCACTTTGTGCTGGAAGGTCCTGCAGGGATATCTTGGCAGGTTGGTGTGGAACAGATTGAGGGCGATTTCTTTTTCAGAAGAGGTTGGCCAGACTTTGTGAAGAAGAATAATTTAGAGTATGGAGATTTTCTAACATTTTGCTATGCTggaaactcaaaattttatgttagATTATATGGAAAAGATGGCTGCTTAAAGCAGGACCAAGAAAATGTGCATG ACTATTCCAGCTGCATTTGGCAACAGATTTATGAAAAGGGGGGAAGAGAATTTTGCTACTCTCCGAACTGGTAG
- the LOC132033872 gene encoding B3 domain-containing protein At3g06220-like isoform X1, producing the protein MDEAFIPDVLPEFFLCFPQTRIPPAFLKFFNGETPALFVLEGPAGRSWQVGVEQIESDLFFKRGWPDFVEENNLEYGDFLTFCYAGNSKLYVKIYEKDGCLKQDQENVHAPSPPAPTDQAANESGNSNVSITLFELVMNEYCLKRKRLTIPAVFGNRFMKRGEEKIATLRTGSDSWQVKVCRDDRFLLRKGIGKFMCDNNLRVGDACRFELIDEEEFIMVVHIRRFPR; encoded by the exons ATGGATGAAGCATTTATCCCTGATGTTCTTCCTGagttctttttatgctttccACAGACG AGAATTCCTCCAGCCTTTCTCAAATTCTTCAATGGAGAGACTCCTGCACTCTTTGTGCTTGAAGGTCCTGCAGGAAGATCTTGGCAGGTTGGTGTGGAACAGATTGAGTCcgatttatttttcaaaagaggTTGGCCAGACTTTGTGGAGGAGAATAATTTAGAGTATGGAGATTTTCTAACATTTTGCTACGCTGGAAACTCAAAATTATATgttaaaatatatgaaaaagatgGCTGCTTAAAGCAAGACCAAGAAAATGTGCATG CTCCTTCTCCTCCTGCTCCCACTGATCAAGCAGCTAACGAGTCAGGAAACTCTAATGTCTCAATCACTTTATTCGAACTCGTCATgaatgaatattgtttgaagaGAAAGCGTTTG ACTATACCAGCTGTATTTGGCAATAGATTTATGAAAAGGGGGGAAGAGAAAATTGCTACTCTGCGAACTGGTAGTGATAGCTGGCAGGTTAAAGTTTGCCGTGATGATAGATTTTTACTTCGGAAAGGGATTGGCAAATTTATGTGCGACAACAATTTGCGTGTAGGAGACGCTTGCCGCTTTGAACTTATTGATGAGGAGGAGTTCATAATGGTGGTTCACATTAGACGATTTCCCAGATAA
- the LOC132033872 gene encoding B3 domain-containing protein At3g06220-like isoform X2, which produces MDEAFIPDVLPEFFLCFPQTRIPPAFLKFFNGETPALFVLEGPAGRSWQVGVEQIESDLFFKRGWPDFVEENNLEYGDFLTFCYAGNSKLYVKIYEKDGCLKQDQENVHAPAPTDQAANESGNSNVSITLFELVMNEYCLKRKRLTIPAVFGNRFMKRGEEKIATLRTGSDSWQVKVCRDDRFLLRKGIGKFMCDNNLRVGDACRFELIDEEEFIMVVHIRRFPR; this is translated from the exons ATGGATGAAGCATTTATCCCTGATGTTCTTCCTGagttctttttatgctttccACAGACG AGAATTCCTCCAGCCTTTCTCAAATTCTTCAATGGAGAGACTCCTGCACTCTTTGTGCTTGAAGGTCCTGCAGGAAGATCTTGGCAGGTTGGTGTGGAACAGATTGAGTCcgatttatttttcaaaagaggTTGGCCAGACTTTGTGGAGGAGAATAATTTAGAGTATGGAGATTTTCTAACATTTTGCTACGCTGGAAACTCAAAATTATATgttaaaatatatgaaaaagatgGCTGCTTAAAGCAAGACCAAGAAAATGTGCATG CTCCTGCTCCCACTGATCAAGCAGCTAACGAGTCAGGAAACTCTAATGTCTCAATCACTTTATTCGAACTCGTCATgaatgaatattgtttgaagaGAAAGCGTTTG ACTATACCAGCTGTATTTGGCAATAGATTTATGAAAAGGGGGGAAGAGAAAATTGCTACTCTGCGAACTGGTAGTGATAGCTGGCAGGTTAAAGTTTGCCGTGATGATAGATTTTTACTTCGGAAAGGGATTGGCAAATTTATGTGCGACAACAATTTGCGTGTAGGAGACGCTTGCCGCTTTGAACTTATTGATGAGGAGGAGTTCATAATGGTGGTTCACATTAGACGATTTCCCAGATAA